caggcTACTCGTCCCAAGAACCAGGAACTTAACATgcaagaaaaaagaggaaaacccTAGGTCTAGAAGCTCACAAATGACAACTGTTTGAGGATGGGAGTTGAACAGTCTCCTTTCAGGCTTGTAAGCAATCTAGCCATTGGGCTCTGGACTGGGTATAATTTCTGCCTGTTTGCTGACCCTAGCCTTACACTGCTGTAGTCTATCCCAAGATGCTATCAGTGTATGTGGTTATGATCTACTGTTCTCCTGAGTTAGGGTCTGCTGTATGTGGTTATGATCTGCTCTTCTCATGAACTCCTGAGTTAGGATCTGCTGTGTTTGGGAAAAGATGTCTTTTGCCAGGAGCTGCTAGCAAAGATTGTTCAGAAAGGATGCCTGCAAGATCAGGAGAATGGGAATCGAGAGTGAAAATAAAACTTGTGGGAAGGGTATGGAGGAAGAGCGTACAAAAGACCAGCAGGTTCCATCAACAGAGTCATTCTGAGAACATAAGACATCTCCAAGCATCCATCCAATGGTCATTTAGTTCAggagtagtcagcctgtggtcctctccctggcaggggctcataggaattgtagtccatgaacatctggaggaccacaggttgactacccctgttttggtTCATTGGCCTGTTTCCTACCATGACGGTCCGGATGCCCCAGGAGATGTACAGCAGAGACCTCAAACCCAAGACCTCCTGCCCCTGTTATCCCCGGCGACTGATACTTGGAGCTATTTTGCCTCTGAACTAGGTGGTTTATTTGCCTTTTGGGTCAAAAAGTATACatgatctctccctccctccctccctccacagaaGGTGCCCGTAACATCTCCAACCAGTTGAGCATCGATACGGACATTACGGCCGAACACCCGGATTTAAGGGGGCATGCCCAGAGGCAGGGGTGGTGGAACGGCGAAGGGGAGTTCAGTTTCACTCGGGCGTTCTCGCTGGTTCATCAGCCTGTCCGCATGGAAGCAGCCAAAGCGAGGTATTGTGCTGGCCAGCAGCTGCTAAGGAAGCACTCAGGTACGCTTTCAGAATCCGCATGGCAAAGGGCGTGGCCTGTAGGCGCAGAACGGGGTCTGGGAAGGGGACCTCGCAACTGGCACCCTCTCAGAGCCCCCTGGGGTagattgggatattcagaacctCTTCCGCAAGGAGTGATTCAGCCGGTCACGGTTATGCAGAGACTGTTGTAGCATTTGAATACTGCTGCTCAGGCGCTTGGCAACGGCTACAGAAGAGAGAACAGTGAGGTTTAGTGGTCAGAGTGCTGGATGGCTACTTGGGAGACCTTGCTGtggaggtttgctggatcagaccaggggtccatctagcccagcctccagtctcacccgGTGGCCAGCTGGTtcttctggagggtcaacaacaggacaGATGCTGTGACTGTCCCCTGATGGCACTGGGATGCTGAAatggactgcctctgaatatggaggttccctttagccaccatggcgagtagccactgataaacctaTCCTCTGGGgatctctctaatccccttttaaaacagtCTATGCCTgcgggttgtatcaacagaggcatgacatcaaaatcccaagatgccGTATTCCTGCTGTATACCTCATTGGTCATAGTCCCACTGCACACTGCACTTTGAGTCCCGTGGGCTGGTctagaggcctcatttcaaaaaggacgtggacaaattgagagggtgcagaggagagggacaaGAATGACCTGCGgcttagggaccaagccctaaggggaaaggctgagggacaggaaatcagcagtgaaattggcttTAGGAGCTTGTCTGTCTAAGGagtccccccactggcagtcttacagcagcagctagacagatccttctcttggatgcttgaggctgatcctgccttgagcagggggtgggactagatggcctgtagggtcccttcccactctgtggttctatgaaaTTGCAGAGCCTCCTTTGTGAACTCCAGCCCTGTTCCTTTGGTGTTTAATCAGACAAACATTGCCTATCTGGGTGAGCCTCaagtccctctctccctctctccctcactctctcttcctctctctccccctttccctttccctctccttctctctctctacctctctgcctccctccctccctctccttctctcctggCGTTCCTTCCTCCTCTCTTGCGGCTGCAGGGCAGATCACCGCTGCCACCATCATGGCCATCCTGCGTGACAAAGCCAGTGGGATCTGCGTGGATTCCGAAGGGTTCGCCACCACGGGAAGCATGGTCTCCGTCCTCCCCCAGGACGCCCGCCTGCCGTGCATTCATTTCTTCACGGCCACCCCAGACCCGTCCAGGTGAGCTATTGTTCTCCGCTAAATGGAAGGAGTCAAGCCCATTCTGTGAAGCTTCCTTCCACCGGTGGCTCCAAGCCTCAGGTTTAGTTTTGGTCTGGGAgaaggactccaggtgtggtctgacccatGCGGTATACAGGgagactaggacatcttgtgattgcaTTGTGAATCCAGGTAGATGAACAATCCGGATTTGAAGGCTGTTAACAACTTGATTCTCTCCCCCTTCATTGGATTTTTTCGAAGTCGGTGAGGCTGGGAGGAAGCGgctggcccaggtcacccagtgagcttccacagtggGTGAGGGAGGTCGAGCAGGGGCTGCCCAGTTCACAGCCTGACATGCTGCCTACTGTCTCACGTTGGCTGtctaagggagggaaggagggaggctggagTGGGTGGGCCTGATGCCTGACTCTAGTTTAGCTGCTTTGCCTGACAAGCCCTAGACAGGTCAGCATCCCTGGAACAACCTTCTATGAAGACATATCAAAAGCTTAGTTTTTAACAGTAGCGGGAATCATTTTGCTCTGTATTTCTATAgtatgtcttatctcttctttttaatagtAGTCAAACCaccaaaacggactctagatttgtaccattttcaatgtagcattttcatcagtggttgtttcctcctattacTTTTTTACATGCATAGAGAAAACAAATGCCATTGTTCCAATaagtatagagagccagtttggtggagtgtttaggagtgcggacttctaatctggggagacgggtttgattccccgctcccccacatgcagccagctgggtgaccttgggctcgccacaacatggataaagctgttctgaccgagcagtaatctcagggctctctcagcctcacccatctcatggggtgtctgttgtggggagaggaaagggaaggccattggaagctgctttgagactctttcaggtagagaaaagcggcatataagtaccaactcttcttcttctatccaacTAATATGTTCTAAGGATCAAGTCCTTTACTTATTTTATAGTCTATTATTCCCTATTTCAGTTTTAACAATATATCTATTGGACTTTGGCTCAAAGCTATGGGGAAGtttagggcaggagtggccaaactgtggctctcgagatgtccgtggactacaattaccatgagcccctgctggcaggggctcatggtaattgtagtccacggacatctcgagagccacagtttggccatccctactACAGGGGGGTTTGACTGTGATTGGTTTGCCACATATCCCCATTTGTGGTGTGGTGCCTTCCCCCACTTAGAAATCAAGCCGTTTAGGATCTCTTTCCGATTGCTCGGCTGTGGGCAAGGCTTCCTCGCCTGACCTGCTCTCTTGCCTCGGCAGGTCTGTCTTCAAGCCCTTCATCTTTGCTCCCGACATCATGGCCTTCCCCCAAGTGCAGGCGCCACAGTTTGGCGACAAAGACCCCATTAGGGAGAGGCCCCGGTTTCAGAGCCGGGTTGACCGGCGACACGAACTCTACCGGAGGCGTCAGCTAGCCCTGGAAGCAATGGAGTCTCAACaggtgacaacccccccccccaaacccccggTGTTTGTGTTAACTTTCTgaggtttttatatttttttaagttgcgAGAACCAGATAGTCAAGTCGGACGCGTGCGCAAACATCCAACATTAaaactccattttaaaaaaattgtttgcgAAATTTTCCAATGTTTTACACCAAATGCAGcatctcctccttcttttccaACTTCCAGGTTGAGCGTCAGAAAATCCAGGCGTGTTTGGAAGAACTTGAGCAGCAGACCTTGGAGACGATGCAAAACTTACTGGCAGGCTCCTTCACAAtgaaatcccagcagctggcggACCTGTTCTTTGACTGTGTGAACGCAGAGCTCCAGTTCTACAAATGAAGGCTCCTCTCTGTTGTTCTTGCCTGCTGAGGACCGGTGAGTTGAAAGTCCCATCTCAGCATCACTAGGAGCTCCATGGGTGAACCTTACCAGCTGTAGGCGATCATGAAAGTATCAGTTTGAGGGGGACGGAATTAATATCCTTGTGTAGCTCTGGAACTCACGGTCACCGAATATCTTTGAAGAATGAGTGGGTAAACTCACCATGTTTGGGTCATATCGGTGGTTGTCAGTTGTGATAAGCTAAAAACGGAACTTCCACATCTCAAGGTCTGGAGATAAATTAGGAGGAAGTGACTCTGCACTATTCAGGCTTCTCTAAGATCTATAGCAGCCAGTGTTGGAGGAAGAAATGAGCTATATGGGTCCTTGGTCAGAATCTAGGCCCCCTAGAGAGATAACTGAGAGTCTAACTGGACACATTTTCCATGTCGACAGGTTATCTCACAGAATGACTCTCTTGAGCTTTTCCGcattcttattttccttgcttgtgtgttcctgttgctttggGGAGggctgttctgcatgtgttttgctcccctaGTGATCAATTCGATATTACATCGCTGTATGTCTGACGTAAAGCAAGAAAAATGTGAATGGGGGCCTACATCTACATGTTTGGCCCACTTGCCTCCTTGAGCTGCCAGGACGTCTGCTGGATCCCTCTTGGTGGGGGAGTCCTGCCAAATCCCCATCTGAGGACTTCGCACGTCTTTGGTGGGACCCCATCAAGGCAGGTTGCTGTCCTTTTGTGATGCAAGTTCTCATGGGCCAGAGCCCAGAAAgaactgtagtgcatggacatttggtgagtcacagtttggccacccctgctgtatatgattcctcctcctgctttcctgCAAAATCTCGAGCAAAAACAAACAACTGGCCTCCAGCAAGCCAGACGTTCTAAATAATGTAGTAGAACATGATGTGCCAGTATGCCTGTGAGGTTTGtgttcttccttccctttccagcTCGGAAAACTGAAGGGAGCCAAGGAGAACCTCTTGCCCTCTTCCCgtcccttcctcctcttgctgCCGTCCTCACGTCTGTACTGCTGAAGCGTCTGTTCTGCTGCCAGGGTGGTTTGGAATGAAACtgcttttttaaagagagaggtgTGAAATCCTGCCCAATACGTTTGGGCAGATTGGAACTGAGAATCTTTGATTCATTTCCCAGACTTTAACCTGCACGCAAATTCGTGATACTGTTCACAGAAGACGTAAATTGCTGCCTCTTTTCACTGACTGCACTGTCTTTTGTAAGAATAGATAGAAGCTAGCATTTGTTGCCTGGCCTCGGCTATCATACCTCCTACAATTTGCTAGTAAACATATCTGTCTTATACATGTGTTTGGGGAAAAGCAATGACAGGAAAGACAGCTTTGATCCAATTTATATTTGTAGCACAGATGTATCCAGATCTCGTCAGGCATCGCAAACCCCATGGCTCAATATTTCACTAGTGGGGTTAGTAAATCTGCATTTGGTCTTGACATCCCCACCCTTTTCGGATTGGTTAGCCATTTCAAGATGTGTCCTAgggctttcccacattctcattttcctcacttgtaagttcctgttttttcagggttttgttttcccgTTCTGCccacctttttctctctctcgtgGTTGAGTCGATATTTCACTAGTCTGTGCCTTGCATCTCTcgctgcagatttaaactgcaggtttttatgctggacataaaccagtgtaatattgaattggccactagagggagcaaatcCACATGCGGAAAAGACCCTCCTCAAAACAAACAGGAATTTAGaaacaaggaaaatgagaatgaggGAAAGCCCATTGGCTGGGCTTCAGTTTCAGACTGgctggcttccttccctccccctttgctgGCAGCCCATGGGAAGAAAGATGGACAGTGTGTTTTCTGCCTATTAGGGGCCCAGAAATGCTGTGTGTACTTCAGTGACTGGCAGAATAAAGAACGTTCAGGAGGGctgtggtgttgttgttttttttcatttcttttgttttctcaCACATTTAGCTGTACTGGGTACCCCTCCTTTCAGGGTTTTCCCCTGGATCTGGCTTCCAGTCGTAGCCTTTCCCTGTGGCGTACTCAGTCTTCCCTGAAACATCGAATTTGCTGTTTTTACAGATGTGCTGGGTGAGCTCTGGTGCTCGCTTTGGAATGCCGGAGCCTCCAGGGTTGGGGTTTGGGGGTCTGGTGAACTTGGGGCCTGGAGGCTTGCGTTGAGCAGCCGGTGTGTCTGATTCTGCCGTTCCTTCAGCTCCTCCAGACGGGCTTCATGCTCAGTGAGggcctctcttcttctcctttctgaGCGACTGGCGAATTCATAATGGAGGTCAACAAAGAAATCtaccagagagggagagaaactgaAGTAAGAACATAagtggtccagcctcctgccttacccagtggccatccagttcctctggagggccaacaacaggttgtagaggctgaggtcttcccatGATAAGagaataagaagagccctgctggatcagaccagcagtccatctagtccagcattctgtctcacacaacggccaaccagttcctctggacacaacttttttgccactgagaaacccctgaaacattcttcagacttcaagaaaccccagaagtggcaagatcatgcagaatatggttgggaagcagagctgtggacacgctcacccAAGGCACCGCCCCTTCCTacctctccaggcctatcatagGTCATCTTAGGAGAGAAGGGCGGATTTatgaaactctagttgagaaagcccatTCTGGACAGATGACAATAGgacagagaccaaggccttccctgatgttgcctcctggctctgagatccAGAGGCTGACTACCTCTGAgcaatggctagtagccactgatagacctccatgaatctgtctaatcccctttcaaagctgtcTGTCCCTGTGGCCGTCAAGACATCCTCTGGAGACAAATGCcgcattttaatcacttgctgcGTAAAGAGGTATTTCCTTCTGTCCTGAAACTACAGCCCATCAGCATTCGTGCGGCAGGGAACGCCCACCAGGGAATCGTCCCTGCCTGGAAGCAGCCATAGAACCTGAAGatctttcctcctctcccttgtGCACAAATGGTGGTCCACAAGTGAGCTCTTGGGGTACCTTTTTCTATGCTCAGAGGCTCGGACAGCTCCGGAACATCCTCATCGCTGTCTTCTGAACTTCCCTCTGCTTCGTCTCGACCTTGGGCAGGGGCCTTTTGGTCAACGACACGCTGGGTATCCAGGAATACCAGTTGAGGCAGGGCGGCTAAAACAGATTCCCTTGGAAGGAGAAGAGCACCAGAACAATAAATGGGGTCCCACGTGGGGCAGGGGGACTGAGTAGAATGCAGCGTCCGTTCAGCCACCAGGGCATAATTTCTCTGAATGAGATGCTGACGCCACAGCTTTCCCCCTTGTCTTCCATCTCATCCCTTGCAATCGCCAATTGACTTGACCGGGCAGCGCCCAGGGATGGCAAAGGCCGGATGCCTGGAAGTAGAACAGGCAGGGACCCTCAGGGATCCCCCCCACCTTGGAAAATCCTTGCAGGAAACAGAAGCAGAGGAGGGTCTCttccaggcctcacctgtagCCCTTCTGATGGGTGCATTTATTTCCTGTAAAATCAAGGATCAGGATGCTCTGGGGCAACTCCTCTGCATGGATTATACaacaaaggaaagaaggaaagagaggaagtTAAGAAAACTTGGTGGGGCTTGCGGGTTGATTCGGCCAGGCTGATCCCTCGTATTCTGGTATTTGATGTGAGCATTCTGGGTAtgcattctctctcacacacacacagagagaattaaagggagggcagcatggtgtactgggtaagagcagcagcttctaatctggcatgttgggtttgattccctgctcctcccccacatgcagccagccgggtgaccttgggcttgctacagcattgataaagctgttctgactgagttgtaatatcagggctctctcaacctcatccacctcacagggtgtctgttgtggggagaggaaa
The Paroedura picta isolate Pp20150507F chromosome 16, Ppicta_v3.0, whole genome shotgun sequence genome window above contains:
- the SCRN2 gene encoding secernin-2, giving the protein MADARPLAPASCDCFVSLPPASTAREVIFGKNSDRPKDEVQEVVYFPAAALAKGAKVQCTYIEVDQVERTHAVILSRPAWLWGAEMGANEHGVCIGNEGVWTKEPVGEEEALLGMDLVRLGLERGSSAHEALQVITALLRRHGQGGPCKEEPTPFIYHNTFLLVDRTEAWVLETAGRFWAAQRIREGARNISNQLSIDTDITAEHPDLRGHAQRQGWWNGEGEFSFTRAFSLVHQPVRMEAAKARYCAGQQLLRKHSGQITAATIMAILRDKASGICVDSEGFATTGSMVSVLPQDARLPCIHFFTATPDPSRSVFKPFIFAPDIMAFPQVQAPQFGDKDPIRERPRFQSRVDRRHELYRRRQLALEAMESQQVERQKIQACLEELEQQTLETMQNLLAGSFTMKSQQLADLFFDCVNAELQFYK
- the LRRC46 gene encoding leucine-rich repeat-containing protein 46 isoform X2; this translates as MPGENIHGSSKGGVNLTRSLIARRNPLAPVEEESPESKSQALTPLLILRLDRERISHLPVLQGFEQVHSIYLQQNQIEKIENLSCFPNLNCLSLAGNRISRVENLQALLKLQFLDLSHNHIESLDTEELPQSILILDFTGNKCTHQKGYRESVLAALPQLVFLDTQRVVDQKAPAQGRDEAEGSSEDSDEDVPELSEPLSIEKDFFVDLHYEFASRSERRRREALTEHEARLEELKERQNQTHRLLNASLQAPSSPDPQTPTLEAPAFQSEHQSSPSTSVKTANSMFQGRLSTPQGKATTGSQIQGKTLKGGVPSTAKCVRKQKK
- the LRRC46 gene encoding leucine-rich repeat-containing protein 46 isoform X1, whose protein sequence is MDDSEGVPLEENIHGSSKGGVNLTRSLIARRNPLAPVEEESPESKSQALTPLLILRLDRERISHLPVLQGFEQVHSIYLQQNQIEKIENLSCFPNLNCLSLAGNRISRVENLQALLKLQFLDLSHNHIESLDTEELPQSILILDFTGNKCTHQKGYRESVLAALPQLVFLDTQRVVDQKAPAQGRDEAEGSSEDSDEDVPELSEPLSIEKDFFVDLHYEFASRSERRRREALTEHEARLEELKERQNQTHRLLNASLQAPSSPDPQTPTLEAPAFQSEHQSSPSTSVKTANSMFQGRLSTPQGKATTGSQIQGKTLKGGVPSTAKCVRKQKK